The nucleotide window CTGACCGGAAGGTCCGCAGCACCAGCAGGTCAGAGCGGCAGCGCAGAGCTCCAGATCTTGAACCGGTTGCCCACCGGGAACTCACCGGCGTCGTCGTCCTTTACGGCCAGGTCGCCAGCGCCCAGAGCAGGCGAGGTGCAGGCGATGGTGCGGCCTTCCGTATTCACCAGTGCAGCGTTGGGGCCAATGGTGCGTAGGATCGGTTCGGCTTGGTTCTCCAGCGTTTGCACGGTGATATCGATGCCAACGATCCCGGCTATGGGCCCGGCCGCGTCAACCAGAACCGGATGGGTGAAGGTCAGCACGTACTCGTCGGTGCAGAGAAAGTCCACATAAGGCCCGGTGACATGTGGCCGGCCGGTCTGTACCGGAATCCGGAACCACTCGCTCTTCACATACCGGCTCATGGAGTTGGGGCTGAAGTTGGCCAGCGCGTCCACGCGCTCAAGCTCAGGTCCCTGCCACCAAGCAATGTAGCTGCGGTTTGGTCCCATGAGCCCGGCGTTGGCGATGAAGCCTGCGCCCGCAACCTCGGGCGAATGCTCTTGGAGCAGGGCTTCGACCGTGGGCCTGACCAGCCTGTCGATAGCTGTGCCGTTCGGCTTGCCGGACAAAGC belongs to Arthrobacter crystallopoietes and includes:
- a CDS encoding cache domain-containing protein, producing MTIVSNIDKAVAEISTLVTGIEAGLEGWAAELGRSLEALSGKPNGTAIDRLVRPTVEALLQEHSPEVAGAGFIANAGLMGPNRSYIAWWQGPELERVDALANFSPNSMSRYVKSEWFRIPVQTGRPHVTGPYVDFLCTDEYVLTFTHPVLVDAAGPIAGIVGIDITVQTLENQAEPILRTIGPNAALVNTEGRTIACTSPALGAGDLAVKDDDAGEFPVGNRFKIWSSALPL